In the genome of Enterococcus hirae ATCC 9790, one region contains:
- a CDS encoding GntR family transcriptional regulator, with the protein MKKNAKYMEVYSDVKKKIENGTYAIGEKLPTGSELAKQYHTSKLTVKKGLDMLVSEGVLHSRSGFGTEVLRKPIHNSKVFGPSEGFMSVVGEEHVDSEIHMFSIELPSKKIAERLQINDKEYIYNIVRSRFVDQQPYSLEQTFMPLSIIPGLEPKHLKKSVYSYIRNELQLEINASHVWMKGVLATEFDANILGIDAGDFMIEVEKSVSLANGTPFEYSITRHLYQDFVFEAVFVEK; encoded by the coding sequence ATGAAGAAGAATGCGAAATATATGGAAGTTTATTCTGATGTAAAAAAGAAAATTGAAAACGGTACTTACGCAATCGGTGAAAAATTACCAACTGGTTCCGAATTGGCAAAACAATATCATACGAGTAAATTGACAGTAAAAAAAGGATTAGACATGTTAGTTTCTGAAGGAGTTTTACATAGTCGAAGTGGATTTGGAACCGAAGTTTTGCGCAAACCGATCCATAATTCGAAAGTTTTCGGTCCAAGCGAAGGTTTTATGAGCGTAGTTGGCGAAGAACATGTAGACTCTGAAATTCATATGTTTTCAATTGAATTACCGTCAAAAAAAATAGCAGAGCGATTACAGATTAACGACAAGGAATACATTTATAATATTGTTCGCAGTCGTTTTGTCGATCAACAACCCTATTCATTGGAACAAACTTTTATGCCGCTATCAATTATTCCTGGTTTGGAACCTAAACACTTGAAAAAATCGGTTTATTCCTATATTCGCAATGAACTGCAGTTAGAGATCAATGCTTCTCACGTTTGGATGAAGGGCGTACTGGCAACCGAGTTTGATGCAAATATATTAGGAATTGATGCCGGAGACTTTATGATCGAAGTTGAAAAAAGTGTTTCTTTGGCAAACGGGACTCCTTTTGAATACTCCATTACAAGGCATTTGTATCAAGATTTTGTTTTTGAAGCCGTTTTTGTTGAAAAATGA
- a CDS encoding glycoside hydrolase family 1 protein: protein MNKQQLTFPENFWWGSAWSAEQAEGRGETGKAETVWERWYKEQPYRFYQRISSEITTDHIHRYKEDVQLMKQTGHNSFRVSISWARMFPDDGVGEVNPKAVEFYRDLFTEMNNNGIKVFANLYHFDMPAAQQDKGGWESREVVDAYVQFAVTCFKEFGDLVYHWFTFNEPLGPILGSYLEDFHYPNLIDFKRGAQAAHFTILAHAKAIAAHKELNLNSKIGVILNLSPTFPRSQTPADVKAAEIADLFYVRSFLDPMVKGVYPEKLINLLREYDQLPTDYTEEDLRCIKENTAQILGLNYYEPRRVKARLTAINQDGPFLPDWFFENHVMPGRRMNEYRGWEIYEKGIHDLCMDIKENYGNIESFISENGMGVADEERFMDESGQVIDNYRIEYIQDHLAYLWKAINDGCNIKGYHLWTFIDCWSWINAYKNRYGLISLDLPTQKRTIKKSGEFYKQLSNQNGFEYDIDRLV from the coding sequence ATGAACAAACAACAATTAACATTTCCAGAAAACTTTTGGTGGGGTTCTGCTTGGTCAGCTGAGCAAGCAGAAGGTCGTGGTGAAACTGGAAAAGCCGAAACGGTTTGGGAACGTTGGTACAAAGAACAACCATACCGTTTTTATCAAAGGATTAGTTCAGAAATTACGACAGATCACATTCATCGTTATAAAGAAGACGTTCAACTGATGAAGCAAACCGGACATAATTCCTTTCGGGTCTCGATCTCTTGGGCGCGGATGTTCCCAGATGATGGAGTAGGGGAGGTAAATCCAAAAGCGGTTGAATTTTATCGGGATTTATTTACTGAGATGAATAACAATGGTATTAAAGTATTCGCCAATCTTTATCATTTTGATATGCCAGCAGCCCAACAGGATAAAGGCGGTTGGGAATCACGGGAAGTTGTCGATGCATATGTGCAATTTGCAGTTACTTGTTTCAAGGAGTTTGGCGATCTCGTCTATCACTGGTTCACTTTCAATGAACCGTTGGGGCCGATCTTAGGGTCATATCTGGAAGACTTCCATTATCCAAATTTGATTGATTTCAAACGAGGAGCGCAAGCGGCTCACTTTACTATTTTGGCTCACGCGAAAGCAATTGCAGCACACAAAGAGTTGAATTTGAACAGTAAAATAGGTGTTATCTTGAATTTAAGCCCGACGTTTCCAAGGAGTCAAACCCCCGCTGATGTGAAGGCAGCTGAAATTGCGGATCTTTTTTATGTTCGCAGCTTTTTAGATCCAATGGTCAAGGGTGTTTATCCAGAAAAATTAATTAACCTTTTACGTGAATATGATCAATTGCCAACGGATTATACCGAGGAAGACCTGCGTTGTATCAAAGAGAACACGGCACAAATCTTAGGATTGAACTATTATGAACCACGTCGTGTGAAGGCTCGTTTAACTGCAATCAATCAAGATGGTCCGTTCTTACCGGATTGGTTTTTTGAGAATCATGTGATGCCGGGACGTCGGATGAATGAATATCGTGGTTGGGAAATTTATGAAAAAGGTATCCATGATTTATGCATGGATATCAAAGAAAACTATGGGAATATCGAATCCTTTATCTCTGAAAATGGGATGGGCGTAGCAGATGAGGAACGTTTTATGGATGAAAGTGGGCAAGTGATTGATAATTACCGGATCGAATATATCCAAGATCACCTCGCTTATCTTTGGAAAGCAATCAATGACGGCTGTAATATCAAAGGGTATCATCTTTGGACCTTTATTGACTGCTGGTCCTGGATCAATGCATATAAGAACCGTTATGGACTAATTTCTCTTGATCTGCCAACCCAAAAACGGACGATCAAGAAAAGTGGTGAGTTCTACAAACAGTTAAGCAATCAAAATGGGTTTGAGTATGATATTGATCGATTGGTATAG
- a CDS encoding response regulator transcription factor, translating into MNKMILLIEDDPNITDFMEVVFEREQYRLTVAANGMEALTALQAETFDVILLDLGLPDIDGMDLLKILRKRMDLPIVVISARKDENEKVAALDLGADDYVTKPFGTNELLARIRTALRHKKTKEEQTLIVVNNALKIDFDKQLVYKNDQEIHLTKNEYRLLKCLFEQIGKVVTYQTLMTQVWGPYSEDSQILRVNMSNIRKKIETNTLKPEYIITEIGIGYRLRDYRS; encoded by the coding sequence ATGAATAAGATGATCTTATTGATTGAAGATGATCCCAATATTACCGACTTCATGGAAGTGGTTTTTGAGCGAGAACAATATAGATTAACGGTAGCAGCAAATGGGATGGAAGCTTTAACTGCTTTACAGGCAGAAACATTTGATGTCATTTTACTTGATCTAGGTTTACCTGATATTGATGGAATGGATCTCTTGAAAATATTGAGGAAACGGATGGATCTTCCGATCGTGGTAATCTCTGCACGAAAGGACGAAAATGAAAAAGTAGCCGCCCTTGATTTAGGAGCAGATGATTACGTCACCAAACCTTTCGGGACTAACGAACTTCTAGCTCGTATAAGAACAGCTTTACGCCATAAGAAAACCAAAGAAGAACAGACGTTGATCGTAGTAAATAATGCATTGAAAATCGATTTTGATAAGCAGTTGGTTTATAAAAATGACCAAGAAATCCATTTAACAAAAAATGAATATCGATTACTTAAATGTTTATTTGAGCAGATTGGTAAAGTAGTCACTTATCAAACCTTAATGACCCAAGTATGGGGACCATACAGCGAAGATTCCCAAATTTTGCGAGTCAATATGTCAAATATCCGCAAAAAAATTGAAACAAATACGTTGAAGCCTGAATATATCATTACTGAAATTGGTATTGGTTATCGCTTACGTGATTACCGCTCGTAA
- a CDS encoding pentapeptide repeat-containing protein, which produces MLEMCKVVNDEAIEAFFDRPRFYNMEFDHCQFTNSDFSQVEFVDVRFTNCDLSNVNMTKASIHRVEFINCKLLGTTFQESTIKNVTFKDCLINLAAFGYAKMENNQFCHCSLENADLYHCHFKGIIFDNCELNEANFQQTSLKGVDLSSSNFETLGITINELKGCQVSTYQALKFSTLLGLIIKE; this is translated from the coding sequence ATGCTTGAAATGTGCAAAGTAGTCAATGACGAAGCAATCGAAGCATTTTTCGATCGTCCACGTTTTTACAATATGGAATTTGATCACTGTCAATTTACAAATAGCGATTTTAGTCAGGTCGAGTTCGTAGATGTTCGCTTTACAAATTGTGATCTTTCCAACGTCAATATGACAAAAGCCTCTATCCACCGAGTAGAATTTATCAATTGCAAACTACTTGGGACAACCTTTCAAGAATCAACGATTAAAAACGTTACTTTTAAAGATTGTCTAATCAATCTAGCTGCTTTTGGCTATGCTAAAATGGAGAATAATCAATTTTGCCATTGTTCATTGGAAAACGCCGATCTTTATCATTGTCACTTCAAAGGAATCATTTTTGACAATTGTGAATTGAACGAAGCGAATTTTCAGCAAACCTCTTTAAAAGGCGTTGATTTAAGCTCCTCTAATTTTGAAACATTAGGCATTACGATCAATGAATTAAAAGGTTGCCAGGTCTCAACCTACCAGGCCTTAAAATTCTCTACATTGTTAGGTCTAATTATAAAAGAGTAA
- a CDS encoding MerR family transcriptional regulator translates to MNIKQVSETKGISPDTLRYYEKIGLIPPVHRTKGGIRDYTEEDLNWVDFTICMRNAGLSIESLIEYNKLCKQGDQTIAARKQLLMTERQHLIQKIDEMQECLTRLHKKIENYDRYLLEQ, encoded by the coding sequence ATGAACATCAAACAAGTGAGTGAAACGAAAGGGATCTCGCCCGATACATTACGTTATTATGAGAAAATTGGTCTCATTCCACCTGTACATCGCACGAAAGGCGGAATCCGTGATTATACAGAAGAAGACCTCAACTGGGTAGATTTTACAATTTGTATGAGAAATGCTGGCTTATCCATTGAGTCGTTGATCGAATACAATAAATTGTGTAAGCAAGGAGACCAGACAATTGCTGCTAGGAAGCAATTATTGATGACAGAAAGACAGCATTTGATTCAAAAGATCGATGAGATGCAAGAGTGTTTAACACGATTACATAAGAAAATCGAGAATTACGATCGGTATTTATTAGAACAATAA
- a CDS encoding trans-sulfuration enzyme family protein — protein MNINTKILHDYPVIDPVTGSSSIPKYQTSTFHQKNVFTHTGFSYTRFGNPTVEAAEKCIASLENAQFSLAFSSGMAAINAVLFLLSKGDHLVLGKNIYGGTFQSIHLFLARFGIDCTFVDETDIDSWQKAIKKETKMFYIETPSNPLLTITDIKKVTELANEYQILTVADNTFMTPISQHPLDLGVDIVIHSATKFINGHSDVVAGLVATNNEELYQQLKEHQKALGGILGPEDAWLLLLGVKTLGLRMEKSVRNASELANFLVNHPKVTNVYYPGLEQHAGHSIHQKQCEDCGAILSFEVDSVKQIETLFTHCRVPIVAVSLGGVESILSYPWAMSHASMPEKDRLAMGVTETLVRLSCGIEDVEDLIADLDDALNAM, from the coding sequence ATGAATATCAATACAAAAATTCTACACGATTACCCAGTCATCGACCCAGTTACAGGCTCATCGTCGATACCTAAATATCAAACTTCCACGTTTCATCAAAAAAATGTCTTCACTCACACAGGTTTTAGTTACACTCGTTTTGGTAACCCTACTGTCGAAGCGGCGGAAAAATGTATTGCTTCATTAGAAAACGCGCAGTTCAGTTTAGCATTTTCATCAGGAATGGCTGCTATTAACGCTGTCCTGTTCCTTTTATCCAAAGGAGATCATTTAGTACTAGGTAAAAATATTTATGGTGGAACCTTCCAAAGCATCCATCTTTTCTTAGCTCGTTTCGGGATCGATTGCACTTTTGTTGATGAAACGGATATTGATTCTTGGCAAAAAGCGATTAAAAAAGAAACAAAAATGTTTTACATTGAAACTCCTTCCAATCCATTATTAACAATCACTGATATAAAGAAAGTGACTGAATTGGCTAACGAGTATCAGATCTTAACAGTTGCAGATAATACATTTATGACACCCATTTCACAACATCCTTTAGATTTAGGTGTTGATATCGTGATACATAGTGCAACAAAGTTTATCAATGGACATAGTGACGTTGTTGCAGGTTTGGTCGCTACAAATAACGAGGAGCTGTATCAGCAATTAAAGGAACATCAAAAAGCACTGGGCGGGATTTTGGGTCCTGAAGATGCTTGGCTACTATTGCTCGGCGTTAAAACGCTGGGGTTAAGAATGGAAAAATCAGTTCGAAACGCTAGTGAATTAGCTAACTTTCTCGTCAATCATCCGAAAGTAACAAACGTTTATTATCCTGGTCTTGAACAGCATGCTGGACATTCGATCCATCAAAAACAATGCGAAGACTGTGGTGCTATTTTGTCATTTGAAGTAGATTCAGTTAAGCAAATTGAAACCTTATTCACACACTGTCGTGTACCAATCGTAGCTGTCAGTCTCGGCGGTGTGGAATCCATCCTTTCTTATCCTTGGGCGATGTCTCATGCCAGTATGCCTGAAAAGGATCGATTAGCGATGGGTGTCACTGAAACTTTAGTTCGGCTTTCATGCGGGATCGAAGATGTAGAAGATTTGATCGCTGATCTTGATGATGCGTTAAATGCTATGTAG
- a CDS encoding Rid family detoxifying hydrolase, whose protein sequence is MSSNKLPYEKYRVAGDLIFVSGQLPIDPTTGEIVSEEIKAQANQIMINISQVLEELDLTMNQVVKTTCFLTDMNHFEAFNQVYAEHFGERFPARSAFQVVALPKDALIEIEWVLSKA, encoded by the coding sequence ATGAGTAGCAACAAATTACCGTATGAAAAATATCGCGTGGCGGGAGACTTGATCTTTGTTTCTGGACAGTTACCAATCGATCCAACCACTGGTGAAATCGTTTCTGAAGAGATTAAAGCACAAGCGAACCAAATCATGATCAATATATCACAAGTGTTGGAGGAGCTAGACTTGACCATGAATCAAGTGGTTAAAACGACTTGTTTTCTAACTGATATGAATCATTTTGAAGCATTTAATCAAGTGTACGCAGAACACTTTGGTGAACGTTTCCCAGCACGATCAGCTTTTCAAGTCGTTGCCTTACCAAAAGATGCTTTAATAGAAATCGAATGGGTTTTATCTAAAGCATAA
- a CDS encoding CoA-disulfide reductase, with the protein MKIIIIGGIAAGMSAAAKAKRVNPDAEIIVIEQEDYISFGACGLPYYLGEEFNDEQEMFARTPEQIERLGIKLLLRHRVESIEFATKTLAVKNLSTNEVSHETYDRLMLAVGAKPFVPNIAGIDSSDVYTITKLNEVKRLQQELSNYQNIVILGGGFIGIEVADQLTKAGKNIHLIEMAPHLMNRSFDPEFSTKIKEAIEEENVRVSLEESVLEIEKNHEQVVAVKTNRGSYQADAVIVAAGFVPNTSFLNDQLELLGNGAIKIDTYGRTSQKDVFAAGDCASIPHRILGDIYLPLATTANKMGRIVGVNLSGVQMQEYSGTLGSSAIKVGEYEAAATGITEKMAREKGLDIKTTCIETMNHSNYYGTQEKIMIKLVYDRQTKVLYGAQLFGKNETVLRATGLAVAIHAQMTTEELGFVDFAYAPPFSSTWEALNVVANTAK; encoded by the coding sequence ATGAAAATAATAATCATTGGTGGAATTGCTGCAGGAATGAGCGCAGCGGCCAAAGCAAAGAGAGTCAATCCAGATGCAGAAATCATCGTGATTGAACAAGAGGATTATATCTCTTTCGGCGCTTGTGGGCTTCCTTATTATTTAGGCGAAGAATTTAATGATGAACAAGAGATGTTTGCTCGAACGCCTGAACAAATCGAACGTTTAGGAATTAAATTATTGTTGCGCCATCGAGTAGAATCAATCGAATTTGCCACTAAAACGTTAGCTGTAAAAAATTTAAGTACAAATGAAGTGAGTCATGAAACTTATGATCGTCTGATGCTGGCTGTCGGTGCAAAGCCGTTTGTTCCTAACATTGCTGGTATTGATTCTAGTGATGTATATACGATTACAAAACTTAATGAAGTCAAACGACTACAGCAAGAATTATCAAATTATCAAAATATTGTCATCCTGGGTGGTGGATTTATTGGCATTGAAGTAGCTGATCAGTTAACGAAAGCAGGAAAAAATATTCATTTGATCGAGATGGCTCCTCACTTGATGAATCGTTCATTTGATCCGGAATTTTCTACTAAAATTAAAGAAGCTATTGAAGAAGAAAATGTAAGGGTTTCCTTGGAGGAGTCTGTTCTAGAGATCGAAAAAAATCATGAACAAGTGGTAGCTGTCAAAACGAATAGAGGAAGTTATCAGGCGGATGCGGTGATCGTTGCTGCTGGATTTGTTCCTAATACCAGCTTTTTGAATGATCAATTGGAATTGTTAGGAAATGGTGCAATTAAAATCGATACATACGGGAGAACGTCTCAAAAAGATGTATTTGCGGCAGGTGACTGTGCTTCGATTCCCCATCGAATCTTAGGGGATATTTACCTTCCTTTAGCGACTACAGCGAATAAAATGGGACGGATCGTTGGGGTCAATCTTAGCGGTGTACAGATGCAGGAATATTCAGGGACATTAGGCAGTAGTGCGATCAAAGTAGGAGAGTACGAGGCAGCAGCGACTGGTATCACTGAAAAAATGGCAAGAGAAAAAGGATTAGATATCAAAACGACTTGTATTGAGACAATGAATCACTCGAATTATTATGGAACTCAAGAAAAAATCATGATCAAACTGGTTTATGACCGACAAACAAAAGTGTTGTATGGTGCCCAACTATTCGGGAAAAATGAAACAGTTCTTCGTGCGACTGGCTTAGCTGTTGCGATACACGCTCAAATGACGACTGAAGAATTAGGATTTGTTGATTTTGCTTATGCACCACCTTTTTCTTCTACGTGGGAAGCACTAAATGTTGTAGCAAATACTGCAAAATAA
- a CDS encoding cation:dicarboxylate symporter family transporter — translation MIDAPFFTQFLKVSNYYTAGGIALLILSLGVMKYLKDKRINFSKRMIYALILGLLLGVVIDLIGSDSEIYTEFARTEINAWYALVGSGFLKMIQLLAIPVVFLSIIKVVIDVKGERLKYLTGKTFATLLGTTAISAALGIAVVKLYRLNGAEFAGDLAADKAESISNIASQSFPEFFLKLIPNNIVSVMGDNGSIVSVVIIAAMFAGAIRFLQVKKPDQVAPFVTLLDSLKVTVISVLTNVIKLMPYGVVALVSNTIISRGIQAIMGMIGFIAALYTGVLLMLIVYVILLLFMGVNPIVFYKKAFTTLLFAFSSRSSVGTLPYTLKNLEEDLGVSQETANFVATLGTSIGMNGCAGVFPAMLGVLMGSAVGAEMDLSFYFLVVVVVTVGSIGIAGVPGTATVAATVTLNGLGFGHTIASIGAIFGIDPIVDMGRTMLNVAGSMVSAIMVDKWEGTFDKQAFLAPLNKKNEEE, via the coding sequence TTGATCGATGCACCTTTTTTTACTCAATTTCTGAAAGTAAGTAATTATTATACTGCGGGAGGAATCGCTTTGCTGATTCTCTCCCTTGGGGTAATGAAGTACCTCAAAGACAAACGGATTAATTTCTCAAAACGAATGATTTATGCTCTTATTCTTGGTTTGCTTTTAGGGGTTGTCATTGATTTGATTGGTTCCGATAGCGAAATTTATACCGAATTTGCTCGAACGGAAATCAATGCCTGGTATGCCCTAGTTGGTTCAGGATTCTTGAAGATGATCCAGTTGCTAGCTATTCCTGTCGTGTTCTTATCGATTATCAAAGTAGTGATTGATGTCAAAGGAGAACGGTTAAAATATTTGACGGGAAAAACTTTTGCAACATTACTAGGGACTACAGCTATCTCTGCGGCATTGGGGATTGCGGTTGTCAAACTCTATCGGCTTAACGGTGCAGAGTTTGCTGGAGACTTGGCAGCAGACAAAGCAGAAAGTATTAGTAATATTGCTTCGCAAAGTTTCCCAGAATTTTTCTTGAAACTGATACCTAACAATATAGTTAGTGTGATGGGGGATAATGGGAGTATTGTATCGGTTGTGATCATAGCGGCTATGTTTGCTGGAGCTATTCGCTTCTTACAAGTCAAAAAACCGGATCAAGTGGCACCTTTTGTTACGTTGTTGGACTCATTAAAAGTAACCGTCATTTCCGTTTTAACTAACGTGATCAAGTTGATGCCGTATGGGGTTGTTGCTTTAGTAAGTAATACAATTATTTCTAGAGGGATTCAAGCAATTATGGGAATGATCGGATTTATTGCAGCTCTATATACTGGTGTTCTTTTGATGTTGATCGTTTATGTCATTTTATTACTATTCATGGGTGTGAATCCAATTGTTTTTTACAAAAAAGCATTTACGACACTATTGTTTGCTTTTTCTTCCCGTTCAAGTGTAGGAACTTTACCTTATACTTTGAAAAATCTGGAAGAAGATCTAGGTGTGTCTCAAGAAACGGCAAATTTTGTTGCTACTTTAGGAACTTCGATTGGTATGAATGGATGTGCTGGTGTATTCCCTGCTATGCTTGGTGTTTTAATGGGATCAGCTGTTGGCGCAGAAATGGATCTATCCTTTTATTTCTTGGTGGTCGTTGTCGTTACGGTAGGATCCATCGGAATTGCTGGTGTACCTGGTACGGCGACCGTTGCTGCGACAGTTACTCTTAATGGCTTAGGGTTTGGACACACGATCGCAAGTATTGGAGCGATATTTGGTATCGATCCGATTGTTGATATGGGACGTACCATGTTGAACGTCGCAGGCTCAATGGTTTCTGCGATTATGGTAGATAAGTGGGAAGGAACATTTGATAAACAAGCGTTTTTGGCACCATTGAATAAAAAAAATGAAGAAGAGTAA
- a CDS encoding helix-turn-helix transcriptional regulator, with translation MNNTQLTLYISLVKFLGQALGENYEVVLHHLEEGHFHIAAIENNHISGRDIHSPVTGFALEMVRSKKYLKQDYLVNYDAQTINGKKLRGATFFIRNDQQKIVGLLCINQDISKYQSLSKEILALAGLSTEKQPLAVFDTNHLPESVEILEETIEGIIYSIVPSDLLDKQTPLNKELKIKIIRQLNEKGIFQIKGAVSQVAKILNISDPSVYRYLKIAEGEK, from the coding sequence ATGAATAACACTCAATTAACGCTATATATATCCCTGGTCAAATTCCTCGGACAAGCTTTAGGGGAAAACTATGAAGTGGTTCTTCATCATCTGGAAGAAGGTCATTTTCATATCGCTGCCATTGAAAACAATCATATAAGTGGACGAGATATCCATTCTCCTGTTACTGGTTTCGCTTTAGAAATGGTGCGCTCAAAGAAATATCTTAAACAAGATTATTTAGTCAACTATGATGCACAAACAATCAACGGGAAAAAATTAAGAGGTGCCACTTTTTTTATACGCAATGATCAGCAGAAGATAGTCGGATTACTTTGCATTAATCAAGATATCAGCAAATATCAGTCACTCTCAAAGGAGATACTCGCATTAGCTGGCTTATCAACAGAAAAACAACCACTTGCAGTGTTTGATACAAATCACCTCCCCGAATCCGTTGAGATCTTGGAAGAAACCATTGAAGGGATTATCTACTCTATCGTCCCCTCCGATCTCTTGGACAAACAGACTCCTTTAAATAAAGAGTTGAAAATTAAAATCATTCGCCAATTAAATGAAAAAGGAATCTTCCAAATCAAAGGCGCCGTTTCACAAGTGGCTAAGATTCTCAACATATCAGATCCCAGCGTTTATCGTTACCTGAAGATTGCTGAAGGAGAAAAGTAA
- a CDS encoding putative metal homeostasis protein, whose translation MEKQDLASAYRRLKSPNIKTKKRALKIIHQYKRNKNK comes from the coding sequence ATGGAAAAACAAGACTTAGCGAGTGCTTATCGTCGGCTAAAGAGCCCCAATATCAAAACGAAAAAAAGAGCGTTAAAAATCATTCATCAATACAAACGTAATAAAAATAAGTAA
- a CDS encoding GNAT family N-acetyltransferase produces MIRYSIAAKEDLPRIVEIYNQSILTKQSTADVTPVTIEDKLAWFEAHDPKKRPLWIMQEAGVIIGWISLSDFYGRPAYDQTVEISIYIDETYQHRGIGQYAMDFVEKQLPGLGIETVLAFIFDSNQASQRLFEKNGYCLWGLLPEVAQIDERLLGLAIWGKSYR; encoded by the coding sequence ATGATCCGTTATTCTATAGCAGCTAAAGAAGATTTACCTCGCATCGTGGAGATTTACAATCAATCGATTTTAACGAAACAATCAACTGCCGATGTAACGCCCGTAACTATCGAGGATAAATTGGCATGGTTTGAAGCCCATGATCCTAAGAAACGCCCACTATGGATCATGCAAGAAGCAGGAGTAATCATTGGCTGGATCAGTTTGAGTGATTTTTATGGACGACCAGCATATGATCAAACGGTAGAAATCAGTATTTATATTGATGAGACCTATCAACATAGAGGTATTGGGCAGTATGCTATGGACTTTGTAGAAAAACAGCTCCCTGGCTTAGGTATTGAGACCGTGCTAGCCTTTATCTTCGATAGTAATCAAGCGAGTCAACGTTTATTTGAAAAAAATGGTTATTGTTTATGGGGGCTACTGCCTGAAGTTGCGCAAATCGATGAGAGATTGCTTGGGTTAGCTATTTGGGGAAAATCGTATCGCTAA